In one window of Tubulanus polymorphus chromosome 3, tnTubPoly1.2, whole genome shotgun sequence DNA:
- the LOC141901863 gene encoding procollagen-lysine,2-oxoglutarate 5-dioxygenase 1-like: protein MMLRVIETIILMTICCLQFSASKNEEDGDLIVFTVATDNTDGFQRFMRSARKYDYNVNVLGMGTNWVGGNVEGRGSGRKVRFLSDALESYKDDENLLILFVDSYDLVFTQTAEKIKELFAKMDAKAVFGAEDFCWPDRSLKSRYPAVQHNEKRYLNSGGFIGYAATIYRIVTHSPIEDNFDQLYYTRVFLDEDSRDQLNIKLDTKAEIFQNLHGAFDEVTLKFEDENGFLYNTRTGSTPVVVHGNGPIKPEFNSLANYLAKSWTPVHNCLICNEEKRSLKGLKEEDYPTVQMSVFIEFPTPFLEIFFKRLVNLAYPKSKLDIYLHCKIRKQMDVVNEFIRDYKPEYNSFTVVDFDEETARNKAIDACTTRQCQYLFVVDSEAQFTNPNTLQLLIEQNRSIIAPLLVRRGRMWSNFWGGITKAEFYRRSEDYMDIVSGNIVGLWNVPYISVSYLIQGHKLAKMKGIYSKDGWDAHLAFASNLRKKGMFMYLTNVNSYGHLINIENYDLSPKHPDLYQIFDNRPEWEMKYIHSEYHESLKDKFVPKQPCPDVYWLPVVTPKYCWDLIEEMENYGKWSGSKNEDVRLATGYENVPTVDIHMNQIMYDRHWLEFLRRYIQPLQQKVYTGYFHDPPQAVMNFLVRYKPTEQPLLRPHHDSSTYTLNMALNRANVDYEGGGARFIRYDCAVRNTRQGWALLHPGRLTHYHEGLRTTNGTRYIMVSFIDP from the exons ATGATGTTGAGAGTGATTGAgacaataattttgatgacAATTTGTTGTTTGCAGTTTTCAGCTTCTAAAAATGAAGAAGATGGAG ATCTTATCGTGTTTACTGTGGCCACTGACAATACAGATGGATTTCAACGATTTATGAGATCCGCTCgaaaatatgattataatGTCAAT GTTCTAGGTATGGGTACGAACTGGGTAGGTGGTAATGTTGAGGGGCGCGGAAGTGGACGGAAAGTGAGGTTTCTGTCCGATGCTCTAGAATCgtataaagatgatgaaaatcTCTTGATTTTGTTCGTCGACAG ttACGACCTTGTGTTTACCCAAACAGCCGAAAAAATCAAGGAACTATTCGCAAAAATGGATGCGAAAGCTGTTTTTGGCGCTGAAGATTTCTGTTGGCCTGATCGAAGTCTGAAG TCTCGTTACCCAGCTGTACAACACAATGAAAAGAGGTATCTCAATTCGGGAG GGTTTATTGGATACGCGGCGACTATTTATAGAATCGTCACTCACTCGCCGATCGAAGATAATTTTGACCAGTTGTATTACACTCGTGTATTTCTGGATGAGGATTCAAGG GATCAACTGAACATAAAACTCGACACGAAGGCAGAAATTTTTCAGAACCTACATGGAGCTTTTG ATGAAGTGACTCTGAAATTCGAAGACgaaaatgggtttttgtatAATACCAGAACCGGTTCGACTCCTGTTGTTGTTCACGGAAATGGACCGATAAAG CCTGAATTCAACAGTTTGGCGAATTACCTGGCAAAATCATGGACTCCTGTCCACAACTGTCTCATCTGTAATGAAGAGAAACGAAGTCTGAAAGGTTTAAAG GAAGAGGACTATCCGACTGTGCAGATGTCTGTTTTCATCGAATTTCCGACTCCGTTCTTAGAGATTTTCTTCAAGCGACTGGTTAATTTAGCTTATCCCAAGTCAAAATTAGACATCTATCTCCATTGCAAG ATTCGCAAACAAATGGACGTCGTCAATGAATTCATTAGAGATTATAAACCCGAGTACAATTCGTTCACGGTTGTAGATTTCGATGAAGAAACTGCTCGCAATAAAGCCAT CGATGCATGTACAACGCGGCAATGTCAATATCTATTCGTCGTCGACTCTGAGGCGCAGTTCACGAATCCTAACACGCTTCAACTTCTCATCGAACAGAACAG ATCGATAATCGCCCCGTTGTTGGTGCGTCGCGGCCGAATGTGGTCGAACTTCTGGGGAGGCATTACGAAGGCAGAATTCTACCGGCGATCCGAGGATTACATGGATATCGTGAGCGGAAACATAGT AGGGCTGTGGAATGTACCGTATATCAGTGTTTCTTACCTGATCCAAGGACATAAACTCGCTAAAATGAAAGGCATTTACTCGAAGGATGGCTGGGACGCCCATTTAGCATTTGCTTCAAATCTACGCAAAAAG GGAATGTTCATGTACTTGACGAATGTCAATTCATACGGACACCTGATCAACATTGAGAACTACGACCTATCACCGAAACATCCCgatttatatcaaatttttgataataGACCG GAATgggaaatgaaatatatacacagtGAATATCATGAAAGTTTGAAAGACAAATTTGTACCAAAACAG CCGTGTCCCGATGTTTATTGGCTTCCCGTCGTTACTCCGAAATATTGCTGGGATCTGATCGAAGAGATGGAAAATTACGGAAAATGGTCGGGCAGCAAAAATGAG GATGTTCGATTAGCGACTGGTTATGAGAATGTACCCACAGTCGATATACACATGAATCAAATCATGTATGACAGACATTGGCTGGAATTTCTGCGTCGCTATATTCAACCGCTTCAACAAAAAGTCTACACTGGGTATTTTCATGAT CCACCTCAAGCCGTGATGAATTTCCTCGTGAGGTACAAACCGACTGAACAACCGCTCCTCAGACCTCATCATGATTCTTCCACTTACACGTTGAATATGGCTCTGAATAGAGCAAATGTTGACTACGAG GGAGGCGGAGCTCGATTTATTCGTTACGATTGCGCCGTGAGGAATACTCGTCAGGGATGGGCGTTACTGCATCCCGGTCGATTGACTCATTACCACGAGGGACTACGAACAACCAACGGCACGCGTTACATCATGGTTTCTTTCATCGACCCgtga